The following proteins are encoded in a genomic region of Mahella australiensis 50-1 BON:
- a CDS encoding glycoside hydrolase family 3 C-terminal domain-containing protein — translation MDRDIEGIVSQMTLEEKASLCSGLDFWHTKPVERLGIPSITMTDGPHGLRKQAEESDHLGINQSIPATCFPSGAGLACSWDRELIKKVGEALAEECLAEGVSIILGPAANIKRSPLCGRNFEYLSEDPYLSSQMAANHIKGVQSKGVGTSLKHFAANNQEHRRMSVDAIIDERTLREIYFASFETAVKEAKPWTVMCAYNKINGTYCSQNEYLLTEVLRKDWGFEGSVVSDWGAVDERVKGLVAGLDLEMPSSNGINDKKIVEAVKSGKISEEVLDKAVRRLLNVIFEAVDNKKENTTYDKKVHHELAKKVAEQCMVLLKNEDNILPLKQKGTIAVIGAFAKNPRYQGGGSSHVNPTEIDIPYEKIKQLAGDAEVIYTDGYKLDSDEMDEALLNEAKETAARADVAIVFAGLPERYESEGYDRPHMHMPDNHNKLIEIVSEVQANTIVVLSNGAPVEMPWLSNVKGLIEAYLGGQAFGGAIADILFGYANPCGKLAETFPQKLCHNPSYLNFPGEGDRVEYREGLFVGYRYYDVKQIEPLFPFGYGLSYTSFEYNDMSVDKKEVNDTETITVKVKVKNVGEVAGKDIIQLYVQDVESSVIRPKKELKGFCKVELEPGEEKEVEFMLDKRAFAYYNTDVKDWHVESGDFEILIGKSSKDIVLRETVKVNSTVPVKKYYHRNSLLGDIMADPHGAEVIKQLAAQFNIPMGEGNEPSDDMMIAMMKYTPLRALVAFSGGMFTEDMMNMLISKLNEQY, via the coding sequence GTGGATAGAGATATCGAAGGCATAGTGTCACAGATGACGCTGGAAGAAAAGGCTAGTCTGTGCTCGGGATTGGATTTTTGGCATACTAAGCCTGTAGAGAGGCTTGGCATTCCGTCTATTACGATGACCGATGGGCCGCATGGTCTTAGAAAACAGGCCGAAGAATCAGATCATTTAGGTATAAATCAAAGCATACCTGCAACGTGTTTTCCATCAGGAGCGGGGCTTGCATGTTCATGGGACAGAGAGCTCATAAAAAAGGTCGGCGAAGCGTTAGCTGAAGAATGCCTAGCCGAGGGCGTTTCTATAATACTGGGTCCTGCTGCTAACATAAAACGCTCGCCCTTATGCGGCAGAAATTTCGAATACCTTTCGGAAGACCCTTATCTCTCTTCTCAAATGGCGGCCAACCATATCAAAGGCGTGCAGAGTAAAGGCGTGGGTACCTCGCTAAAGCACTTTGCTGCCAATAATCAGGAACACAGGAGAATGTCGGTCGATGCCATAATAGATGAGCGTACGCTCAGAGAGATATACTTTGCCAGCTTTGAAACCGCTGTCAAGGAAGCTAAGCCATGGACCGTAATGTGTGCTTATAATAAAATCAACGGTACATACTGCTCGCAGAATGAGTATTTGCTTACAGAGGTGTTGAGGAAAGACTGGGGTTTTGAAGGCTCTGTGGTGTCTGACTGGGGTGCGGTTGATGAACGGGTCAAAGGATTGGTAGCGGGCTTAGATCTCGAGATGCCATCTAGCAACGGTATAAACGATAAAAAGATAGTAGAAGCAGTAAAAAGCGGCAAAATATCGGAGGAAGTGCTCGACAAAGCTGTTAGAAGACTTCTTAATGTGATATTTGAAGCTGTTGATAACAAGAAAGAAAATACAACTTATGATAAAAAAGTGCATCACGAGCTTGCCAAAAAAGTGGCCGAACAATGCATGGTCCTACTAAAGAACGAAGATAACATACTGCCGTTAAAACAAAAAGGGACCATAGCCGTTATAGGCGCATTTGCTAAAAACCCGAGATATCAGGGCGGAGGCAGCTCTCATGTAAATCCAACTGAAATCGATATACCTTATGAAAAGATAAAACAACTGGCTGGAGATGCCGAAGTGATATATACTGACGGCTATAAGCTGGACAGCGATGAAATGGACGAAGCGTTGCTAAACGAAGCGAAAGAAACTGCTGCAAGAGCCGATGTGGCGATTGTATTTGCAGGATTGCCGGAACGCTATGAATCGGAGGGCTACGACCGACCGCATATGCATATGCCTGATAACCACAATAAACTTATAGAGATCGTATCGGAGGTGCAGGCCAATACCATTGTTGTATTGAGCAACGGTGCACCTGTGGAGATGCCGTGGTTAAGCAATGTAAAGGGCTTGATAGAGGCTTATCTGGGAGGGCAGGCCTTTGGGGGGGCTATAGCGGATATACTGTTCGGTTATGCCAATCCGTGTGGCAAATTGGCCGAAACCTTCCCGCAAAAATTATGCCATAATCCGTCGTATTTGAACTTTCCGGGAGAAGGCGACAGGGTAGAGTATAGAGAAGGGTTGTTTGTCGGTTACAGGTATTATGATGTTAAGCAGATAGAGCCGCTTTTCCCATTCGGATATGGGTTGAGCTACACAAGCTTTGAATATAATGATATGTCGGTCGATAAAAAAGAGGTCAATGATACCGAGACGATTACGGTAAAAGTGAAGGTAAAGAATGTCGGGGAAGTGGCAGGCAAAGATATAATTCAACTGTATGTGCAAGACGTGGAGAGCAGCGTTATAAGGCCTAAAAAAGAGCTAAAGGGCTTTTGCAAGGTAGAGCTTGAGCCCGGAGAAGAAAAAGAAGTCGAATTTATGCTGGATAAAAGGGCATTTGCCTATTATAATACCGACGTAAAGGACTGGCACGTGGAAAGCGGCGATTTCGAGATATTAATAGGTAAATCTTCAAAGGATATAGTTCTCAGGGAAACTGTAAAGGTAAATTCTACGGTGCCTGTAAAGAAATACTATCATAGAAATTCATTATTGGGGGATATAATGGCAGACCCGCACGGGGCTGAGGTAATAAAACAACTTGCTGCGCAGTTTAATATACCTATGGGAGAAGGAAATGAGCCGTCCGATGATATGATGATTGCTATGATGAAGTATACACCTCTGAGGGCGTTGGTGGCATTTTCCGGCGGTATGTTCACCGAAGATATGATGAACATGCTGATAAGCAAATTAAACGAGCAATACTAA
- a CDS encoding SDH family Clp fold serine proteinase — protein sequence MFFDLLFLFIVISALQPVMKQKMLESSRQRLIYDIEKKHNSRVIAMIHRQETMSILGFPVMRYIDIDDSERVIRAIQMTDPDLPIDLILHTPGGVALAAVQIARALKKHPGKTTVYVPHYAMSGGTLIALAADEIVMGEQSVLGPVDPQIGQYPAPSIINVLKQKPLSAIDDQTLILANIAEKAINQLEGSIIDILPDQYSKDDKQRIAKILTQGNWTHDFPITVDVAKSLGLNVNTNMPKEIYQLMNLYPQPVRQTPTVEYLPGYRGERENTEK from the coding sequence ATGTTCTTTGATTTACTGTTTCTATTCATAGTAATCTCGGCTTTGCAGCCGGTAATGAAACAAAAGATGTTGGAATCTTCCAGGCAAAGATTAATATATGACATAGAAAAAAAGCATAACTCCAGAGTCATAGCTATGATACATCGCCAGGAAACCATGAGCATACTGGGCTTTCCTGTAATGCGCTACATAGACATAGACGACTCCGAAAGGGTTATACGGGCTATACAGATGACCGATCCGGATTTGCCGATAGACCTCATATTGCATACTCCCGGCGGGGTGGCTTTAGCCGCTGTTCAAATAGCCCGTGCTCTCAAGAAGCATCCCGGTAAAACAACCGTATATGTACCCCATTATGCCATGTCAGGCGGCACGCTTATTGCCCTGGCTGCTGATGAAATAGTAATGGGCGAGCAATCAGTATTGGGGCCAGTCGACCCACAGATAGGACAATATCCGGCGCCATCCATTATCAATGTACTGAAACAAAAACCGCTATCGGCCATCGATGACCAGACCCTCATACTTGCCAATATAGCAGAAAAAGCCATAAATCAGTTAGAAGGCAGTATAATAGACATTCTGCCTGATCAATACTCCAAGGATGATAAGCAACGTATAGCCAAAATATTGACACAGGGCAATTGGACGCATGACTTTCCTATCACAGTTGACGTTGCTAAAAGCCTTGGGCTAAATGTAAATACCAATATGCCAAAGGAAATATACCAGCTCATGAATCTGTATCCGCAGCCGGTACGCCAGACACCTACTGTGGAATATCTGCCCGGTTATCGCGGCGAACGAGAAAATACTGAAAAATAA